A region of Chloracidobacterium sp. DNA encodes the following proteins:
- a CDS encoding biopolymer transporter ExbD, whose amino-acid sequence MGMSTGGGDGATPQINVTPLIDVLLVLLIIFMVITPLKPSKFEAKVPAEPKNQDMSIVKPNPLTLVVAINGQTKALTLNNEPFGDVSNTDALTNKLRETFRERENQGAFREGTNQVEKTLFIKSPKSVRYGEVVKVIDAVKIAGAEPIGLQIDDLTE is encoded by the coding sequence ATGGGAATGTCAACAGGCGGCGGCGACGGCGCCACACCGCAAATCAACGTAACCCCGCTGATCGACGTATTGCTCGTTCTGCTGATTATTTTTATGGTTATCACGCCGCTTAAACCTAGCAAGTTTGAGGCAAAGGTTCCGGCGGAGCCGAAAAATCAGGACATGTCAATTGTTAAGCCTAATCCGCTCACGCTTGTTGTTGCGATTAACGGACAGACCAAGGCACTAACGCTTAACAACGAGCCGTTCGGTGATGTCTCGAATACAGATGCTCTGACGAATAAGCTTCGCGAGACATTTAGGGAAAGGGAAAACCAAGGTGCTTTCCGCGAAGGTACGAACCAAGTGGAAAAGACCCTATTTATCAAATCGCCCAAGTCGGTTCGTTACGGTGAGGTGGTTAAGGTTATTGACGCGGTAAAAATTGCCGGAGCTGAGCCGATCGGATTGCAGATAGACGATCTTACTGAATAA
- a CDS encoding biopolymer transporter ExbD translates to MSTKIGGTNEYNSDINVTPMVDVMLVLLIIFMIVTPLLQAGVSVNLPKEMISPETDEEIAKDTSVVVAITKDGTFNIGKQGYPLDALEDVIKRRMENKLPEKRIVYIKADIDVDYGKVVQAIDTIRKVDIDKIGLVADKKKGVEPAK, encoded by the coding sequence ATGAGTACGAAGATCGGTGGAACCAACGAATACAACTCCGACATCAACGTCACTCCGATGGTGGACGTGATGCTGGTGCTTTTGATCATTTTCATGATCGTCACGCCGCTTCTGCAGGCAGGTGTATCTGTTAACCTGCCGAAAGAAATGATAAGTCCGGAAACTGATGAAGAAATTGCGAAAGACACTTCAGTCGTAGTTGCTATCACAAAAGACGGAACTTTCAATATAGGTAAGCAGGGATATCCGCTTGATGCACTGGAAGACGTGATAAAGAGACGCATGGAAAATAAATTGCCGGAAAAGCGTATCGTTTACATAAAAGCCGACATCGATGTCGATTACGGCAAAGTTGTCCAGGCCATCGATACGATTCGTAAGGTTGATATTGATAAGATCGGCCTCGTAGCTGACAAGAAAAAAGGGGTTGAACCAGCCAAATAG
- a CDS encoding MotA/TolQ/ExbB proton channel family protein encodes MTFLFAEGGVSFGIYDIAKSLTIPGWGVIITLLIQSVYMIAVGIERWLTYNKAKQQSRQYAPKVAQALKNSNIDEAINISDKHKDSHLAMVVSSGLKEFAAHQGGEITSDEMAASERALERAIAVKTAELKRGLSGLATVGSTAPFVGLFGTVVGIIGAFQALRANENAGIGAVGGAIAEALVATAFGILVAIPAVWLFNYFTNKVTSFSVEMENSASELVDYFIRQRAKSLRG; translated from the coding sequence ATGACATTTCTGTTCGCCGAAGGTGGCGTTTCATTTGGTATCTACGATATCGCAAAGAGCCTTACTATTCCGGGCTGGGGCGTTATCATTACACTGCTGATCCAGTCGGTGTACATGATCGCGGTGGGTATCGAACGTTGGTTGACCTATAATAAGGCCAAACAACAATCGAGACAGTATGCTCCGAAAGTTGCTCAGGCTTTGAAAAACAGCAATATCGACGAAGCTATCAACATTAGCGATAAGCACAAAGATTCGCACCTTGCGATGGTCGTATCGTCAGGCTTGAAAGAGTTTGCTGCTCATCAGGGCGGCGAGATCACGAGCGATGAGATGGCTGCGTCCGAGCGTGCCCTTGAGCGAGCTATAGCCGTTAAAACTGCCGAGTTAAAACGCGGTCTCTCAGGACTTGCAACTGTCGGCTCGACAGCTCCGTTCGTAGGCCTCTTCGGCACCGTTGTTGGTATTATTGGAGCGTTCCAGGCTCTTAGAGCTAACGAGAACGCAGGTATTGGAGCCGTCGGTGGTGCAATCGCCGAGGCGCTGGTTGCTACCGCTTTTGGTATTCTTGTTGCTATTCCGGCTGTGTGGCTCTTTAACTATTTCACTAACAAGGTTACAAGCTTTAGCGTAGAAATGGAGAACTCAGCTTCCGAGCTTGTTGACTATTTCATCAGACAGCGTGCTAAAAGTCTTAGAGGCTAG
- a CDS encoding TonB family protein, whose protein sequence is MLDQLVESKSNSRENKRRSEFLAVVLIIMVSILLGSWTYSLFAKDFGMGGDELALDTLVAPVPVTEEEPPKPEEKQPEKQVAADTRKELIASIDMLTKEPPPISTAKMTKATIRPEFNTKLGDSDSNTTIKADAGRGAVVDNGSTTGISGGSTEKPPASDDEPPPPPKKVVPKTVSGGVLNGKATSLPKPAYPAAAKAIRAGGPVSVQVLIDESGRVVSASAVSGNPLLRAAAVAAAQGARFSPTLLSGQPVKVSGVITYNFVP, encoded by the coding sequence ATGCTAGATCAATTAGTTGAATCGAAAAGCAATTCCAGAGAAAACAAAAGGCGAAGTGAGTTTCTCGCGGTCGTCCTTATCATTATGGTCTCGATATTGCTCGGCAGTTGGACGTATAGCCTTTTTGCCAAAGATTTCGGTATGGGTGGGGATGAGTTGGCTCTTGATACGCTAGTTGCTCCTGTGCCTGTTACGGAAGAGGAACCACCTAAGCCTGAGGAGAAGCAACCTGAAAAGCAGGTAGCGGCAGATACCCGTAAAGAGTTAATAGCGAGTATCGATATGTTAACGAAAGAGCCGCCCCCTATAAGCACGGCCAAGATGACTAAGGCTACGATTCGACCGGAGTTCAACACAAAGCTTGGCGATTCGGATTCTAATACGACCATCAAAGCTGATGCTGGAAGAGGGGCAGTCGTTGACAATGGTAGTACGACCGGAATATCCGGTGGTAGTACGGAAAAGCCGCCTGCAAGTGATGACGAACCGCCGCCGCCGCCAAAGAAGGTTGTGCCTAAAACGGTATCCGGTGGTGTTCTCAACGGTAAGGCGACAAGTTTGCCCAAACCGGCGTATCCAGCTGCGGCTAAGGCGATTCGAGCTGGTGGTCCAGTCAGTGTACAAGTTTTGATCGACGAGAGCGGACGTGTAGTTTCAGCCAGCGCTGTTAGCGGCAATCCTTTGCTTCGTGCTGCAGCTGTTGCGGCTGCTCAAGGTGCTAGATTTAGCCCGACACTTCTATCTGGTCAACCTGTAAAGGTTTCCGGCGTTATTACGTACAATTTTGTTCCATAA
- the secF gene encoding protein translocase subunit SecF has product MFEFFTNIHVDWMGKRKIFSALSIAILLAGLLSAVGRQFTDGGTDAFNLGVDFQGGTVVTAKFKQKPSTDDIRASLQNVGVTEAIIQDSTDKTDEVLVKVPNLGQREDCVDENSQPMPEAGRCVVKKALDTFGTEAVGATQLPDDATASYKIVGTDAVGPVAGEQLRNQAVLATLLGLLGILLFIAFRYDWTYAAGAVIAVFHDVLITLAFFSMFQWEISLTVLAALLTLVGFSVNDSIVIFDRIRENLSLHRGDSLYKLTNDSINQTMSRTIVTNGLVLLSVAALVLFGGEVLRGFSLALFVGSITGTYSTIAIASPIAIWWQNKLGEAKMKEVLAPQETGEKLASTSRRTVTRRPVTR; this is encoded by the coding sequence ATGTTTGAGTTTTTTACCAATATTCATGTTGACTGGATGGGGAAGCGCAAGATATTTAGCGCTCTGTCTATCGCAATCCTTTTAGCCGGACTCTTATCTGCTGTCGGTCGTCAATTTACAGACGGCGGCACTGACGCCTTCAACTTAGGGGTTGATTTTCAGGGCGGAACTGTTGTCACGGCGAAGTTTAAGCAGAAACCGTCCACGGATGATATTCGTGCCTCTCTCCAGAATGTGGGGGTTACAGAGGCCATAATCCAGGATTCAACCGATAAGACCGACGAAGTGCTCGTCAAGGTGCCGAATCTCGGCCAACGCGAAGACTGTGTTGATGAAAATAGTCAGCCGATGCCAGAGGCCGGTAGATGCGTTGTCAAGAAGGCACTCGACACTTTTGGAACGGAAGCTGTCGGAGCCACACAACTTCCGGACGACGCAACTGCTTCCTATAAAATTGTTGGTACTGACGCCGTTGGTCCGGTCGCGGGTGAACAGCTTCGAAATCAAGCAGTACTGGCAACGCTACTTGGCTTGTTGGGGATTCTGCTTTTTATCGCGTTTAGATATGATTGGACATATGCTGCCGGCGCGGTTATCGCTGTATTTCATGATGTTTTGATAACGCTTGCATTTTTCTCGATGTTCCAATGGGAGATCAGCCTAACGGTTCTTGCCGCTCTGCTTACACTCGTCGGATTTTCGGTTAACGACTCTATAGTTATTTTTGACCGAATCCGTGAGAACCTAAGTTTGCATCGTGGTGATTCCCTTTACAAATTGACTAATGACTCGATAAACCAGACGATGTCGCGAACGATCGTTACCAACGGGTTGGTCTTGCTTTCAGTTGCCGCATTGGTTCTGTTTGGCGGAGAGGTGCTAAGAGGTTTCTCGCTTGCTCTATTTGTTGGATCAATCACGGGAACGTATTCAACGATCGCGATTGCAAGTCCGATTGCCATTTGGTGGCAGAATAAGCTCGGAGAAGCAAAAATGAAAGAGGTTCTTGCCCCGCAAGAGACAGGCGAAAAACTCGCATCAACTTCGCGCCGAACTGTTACAAGAAGGCCTGTAACTCGGTAG
- the secD gene encoding protein translocase subunit SecD: MKNTGLWIRTAIIIAITLAGLYVVFGPRRAPNANDLTWQGIKDNLATNINLGLDLKGGSHLVMRVKTDDYLKTLTENNAQAALTAAQDAKLPVTENTITAENKNYVFGLVLSDAAQSQAVIDEVKKKVDLSNWTESGSGNSITWSLPGQMQELMKRQAVEQALKIIESRINAFGVKEPTLQRHGAESSDQILLQMPGVDDPERVKSLIGAESNLALMKIVGPPNPSPVQTYPTRDAALQSIGGKETATRKVFPFADRDTPKDTKSNKPEAAKTPSEFVVVEYPAVVDGSELRDANAVSRTGSDKDFQIAFAFKPAGAQKFGEWTGKNINNYMGVVLNDEVKSAAYIKSQIFDQGEISGRFTKATADDLALTLKSGALPAKIEYQEERTVGPSLGADSIKAGVEASLGGLVFVVIFMLLYYRGSGVNAVVALLLNMLLTMAALVMFDSTLTLPGIAGFILGIGMAVDSNVLIFERMREELRAGKGVVEAVEQGFDRAFVTIIDTHITTILSSVILYMYGSGPIKGFAVTLILGLLINLFSAVFVSRTIFMWLIERKPDLKQLSI, encoded by the coding sequence ATGAAGAATACCGGTTTATGGATAAGGACGGCGATCATTATCGCCATAACCCTTGCGGGTCTTTACGTCGTATTTGGGCCGCGTCGAGCGCCTAACGCGAACGATCTTACATGGCAGGGAATCAAGGACAATCTTGCCACGAATATTAATCTTGGCTTAGACCTAAAAGGTGGATCGCATCTTGTAATGCGGGTAAAGACCGATGATTACTTGAAGACGCTGACCGAGAACAATGCTCAGGCTGCTCTTACTGCGGCTCAGGATGCGAAATTGCCGGTTACCGAGAACACGATTACGGCAGAGAATAAGAATTACGTTTTCGGCCTAGTTCTTTCAGATGCCGCACAGTCGCAGGCAGTCATCGATGAGGTCAAAAAGAAAGTCGATCTGTCCAATTGGACAGAATCTGGAAGTGGAAATTCGATTACTTGGTCACTTCCCGGGCAGATGCAGGAACTCATGAAGCGTCAGGCAGTCGAACAGGCTCTAAAGATCATCGAGAGCCGCATTAACGCTTTTGGCGTAAAAGAGCCGACGCTTCAAAGACACGGCGCCGAATCGTCCGATCAAATACTGCTTCAGATGCCGGGCGTTGACGACCCCGAGCGCGTTAAGTCGCTCATTGGAGCTGAATCGAATCTGGCATTAATGAAGATCGTTGGTCCGCCTAACCCTTCACCGGTTCAGACATATCCAACCAGAGACGCTGCTTTGCAGTCTATAGGGGGAAAAGAGACCGCGACACGTAAGGTTTTCCCCTTCGCCGATCGCGATACACCGAAGGATACAAAATCGAACAAACCAGAAGCGGCGAAGACGCCTTCGGAATTTGTGGTTGTTGAGTATCCTGCAGTCGTTGACGGCAGTGAATTGCGTGATGCGAATGCTGTTTCCCGAACTGGGTCTGACAAAGACTTTCAAATCGCGTTTGCATTCAAGCCAGCAGGAGCTCAGAAATTTGGCGAGTGGACGGGGAAGAACATCAATAATTATATGGGTGTTGTCCTAAATGACGAAGTTAAATCCGCGGCCTATATCAAATCGCAGATCTTCGATCAGGGCGAAATTTCAGGACGTTTTACAAAAGCTACCGCCGATGATCTGGCTCTTACGTTAAAATCCGGAGCCTTGCCTGCCAAGATCGAATATCAAGAGGAAAGGACAGTTGGGCCAAGCCTTGGAGCAGATTCTATTAAGGCAGGTGTTGAGGCCTCTTTGGGCGGGTTGGTTTTTGTTGTCATCTTCATGCTCCTCTACTATCGCGGATCTGGTGTCAATGCAGTTGTAGCTCTGTTGTTAAATATGCTGCTCACAATGGCGGCCTTGGTTATGTTCGACTCGACATTGACTCTTCCGGGCATAGCTGGCTTCATTCTGGGAATAGGCATGGCGGTGGATTCCAATGTGCTGATCTTTGAGAGAATGCGTGAGGAGCTTCGTGCTGGTAAAGGGGTTGTGGAGGCTGTCGAACAGGGCTTTGACCGAGCCTTTGTAACTATTATTGATACGCACATAACCACTATATTGTCGTCAGTCATTCTTTACATGTACGGCTCCGGCCCGATCAAGGGGTTCGCCGTTACACTTATACTTGGATTGCTTATCAATCTGTTTTCGGCGGTTTTCGTGTCGAGAACGATATTTATGTGGCTGATCGAACGAAAGCCTGATCTAAAGCAACTTAGTATCTAA
- the yajC gene encoding preprotein translocase subunit YajC: MFLFLFQGEPAGSGSLIWTLLPFVFIFGIFYFLVILPQKKQKQQLQEMISQMKINDEVVTNGGIIGKIKEIKETSFIIVSAEKSFLEVGKSAVVGKKPE; encoded by the coding sequence ATGTTTCTTTTTCTGTTTCAGGGTGAACCTGCGGGCAGCGGCAGCCTGATCTGGACCCTCTTGCCATTCGTTTTTATTTTTGGCATCTTTTATTTTTTGGTCATATTGCCGCAAAAAAAACAGAAGCAGCAGCTTCAGGAAATGATCTCGCAGATGAAGATCAATGACGAGGTCGTAACGAATGGCGGGATCATTGGAAAGATAAAAGAGATCAAGGAGACCAGCTTTATTATTGTAAGCGCTGAAAAATCCTTTCTTGAAGTTGGGAAAAGTGCCGTTGTCGGCAAAAAGCCAGAATAG
- the tgt gene encoding tRNA guanosine(34) transglycosylase Tgt, with protein MKPIDWTVTARDGEARAGVLRTRRSVIETPVFMPVGTQGAVKGIRFEWLESEMDARIILANTYHLFLRPGVDTIRHFGGLHNFTSWERSFLTDSGGFQVFSLTDLRKLTEEGVEFRSHLDGSKQFLSPEVSMEVQAALGSDVVMVFDECPPGDAGFEETRKSLEMTARWAHRSKVTFDELQSRSAVLTGTSDLSGTQALFGIIQGAGHLDQRKESLDRTVEIGFDGYAIGGLSVGEEKSVMYEVLDYLAPKMPQDAPRYLMGVGTPEDLIEAVNCGVDMFDCVIPTRNGRTGSAFTSRGKLNIRNAKFALNSGPLDPDCSCSVCRRYSLGYLRHLYQANEMNASIMISHHNVSFFMETMRQVREAIKVGEFKEFKTKFIDKLSENDGSGG; from the coding sequence ATGAAACCGATTGATTGGACAGTGACCGCCCGCGATGGCGAAGCACGAGCCGGTGTGCTTAGAACGAGACGCTCTGTTATTGAGACGCCTGTTTTTATGCCTGTTGGAACTCAAGGTGCTGTCAAGGGAATTCGTTTTGAATGGCTTGAGTCGGAAATGGATGCGCGGATCATTCTCGCCAATACATATCACCTTTTTTTGAGGCCCGGAGTTGATACTATTCGTCATTTTGGCGGCTTGCATAATTTTACTTCTTGGGAACGTTCATTCCTGACTGATTCTGGCGGCTTTCAGGTCTTTTCGCTGACAGACCTGCGCAAACTTACGGAAGAAGGTGTCGAATTTCGTTCCCATCTCGACGGAAGTAAACAATTCCTCTCACCCGAAGTTTCGATGGAGGTTCAAGCTGCACTTGGTTCGGATGTAGTGATGGTCTTTGACGAATGCCCGCCCGGAGATGCGGGATTTGAAGAAACGAGAAAGAGTTTGGAGATGACTGCAAGATGGGCCCATCGCTCCAAAGTTACATTTGATGAACTTCAATCTAGATCGGCTGTGTTAACGGGAACCTCTGATCTATCTGGCACGCAAGCTCTGTTTGGCATTATACAAGGGGCAGGCCATTTAGACCAGCGAAAAGAAAGTCTCGATCGGACGGTCGAGATCGGGTTTGACGGTTATGCGATCGGCGGCCTAAGTGTTGGCGAGGAAAAGAGCGTTATGTACGAGGTTCTTGATTACCTAGCGCCAAAGATGCCGCAAGACGCCCCGCGATATTTGATGGGCGTCGGAACGCCGGAAGATCTGATAGAAGCTGTGAATTGCGGCGTCGATATGTTCGATTGCGTTATCCCGACGCGTAATGGCCGTACCGGAAGCGCGTTTACATCGCGTGGGAAACTCAATATTCGCAACGCCAAATTTGCACTCAATTCAGGCCCGCTTGATCCAGACTGTTCGTGTTCCGTTTGTCGTCGATATTCACTTGGATACCTGCGGCATTTGTATCAGGCCAATGAAATGAATGCCTCGATAATGATCTCGCATCACAATGTTTCATTCTTCATGGAAACAATGCGGCAGGTGCGAGAAGCGATAAAAGTTGGCGAGTTTAAGGAGTTCAAAACTAAATTTATTGATAAATTATCCGAAAATGACGGTTCAGGTGGTTGA
- a CDS encoding redoxin domain-containing protein — MEVFLLILRLALAGIFGLAGVAKFLDLAGSEKAFKEFGVPAAIAKPSSIALSVFEIAIAVLFLFTTTSWVAAVCALFLLVLFIGQMIYQMAKGNAPDCHCFGQIHSEPVGKISVIRNMVFAIPTAFLVIRGIGAQGMSLADPSLDVMQLVFGIASVAFFVTVLFHLKHISEQQRQIMRRLEIIELVAQEGGSVTRDEAGLPNEGLPIGAIFPDFQLPDLSGGVVALDDLKAERKPILFLFVSPTCNPCKALLPEFEQWQSDLNEVMKIVFLSNGSAEENAGKFAGSARKLILLQNEREVADAVKAQWTPTAILLDANGRIASHVAAGDGAIRELVENIKQNSKEKITYFTNHNGHSHGSKLGETIPQFSLADIHGNQISSDSFRGRETLVTFWSLTCPFCREMIAELRDWDVAKGENDPALVVFSEGNIDEHKDFGLKSPIILEEGFATAEKFGMYGTPSAVLVNEQGTIISETAGGASGIWALVGKKK; from the coding sequence ATGGAAGTATTTTTACTTATTTTAAGGCTTGCGCTCGCAGGAATTTTTGGCCTTGCGGGTGTTGCGAAATTCCTCGACCTCGCTGGCTCGGAAAAGGCCTTCAAGGAATTTGGCGTGCCTGCGGCGATCGCGAAACCTTCGTCCATTGCTCTGTCAGTTTTTGAGATCGCGATCGCAGTTTTGTTTTTGTTCACGACGACTTCGTGGGTCGCGGCGGTGTGTGCGTTGTTCTTGCTCGTGTTGTTTATCGGCCAGATGATCTATCAGATGGCCAAGGGCAATGCTCCTGATTGCCATTGTTTCGGCCAGATACATAGCGAACCGGTTGGTAAAATTAGCGTGATTCGCAACATGGTCTTTGCTATCCCGACGGCGTTTTTAGTTATTCGTGGAATCGGTGCGCAGGGAATGAGTTTAGCTGATCCAAGTCTGGATGTTATGCAGCTGGTTTTCGGAATTGCGAGCGTCGCCTTTTTTGTGACCGTATTGTTCCATCTTAAACATATCTCTGAGCAGCAGAGGCAGATCATGCGTCGGCTGGAGATCATTGAACTTGTCGCTCAGGAAGGCGGCTCAGTCACTCGAGACGAAGCTGGATTGCCAAATGAAGGGCTGCCTATCGGTGCGATATTTCCTGATTTTCAACTGCCTGATCTGAGTGGAGGCGTCGTCGCGCTTGATGACCTTAAGGCAGAACGTAAACCGATTTTATTCTTATTCGTCAGCCCAACATGTAATCCGTGCAAGGCACTCCTGCCGGAGTTCGAACAATGGCAGTCTGATTTGAATGAGGTAATGAAGATCGTGTTCTTGAGTAACGGTTCGGCGGAAGAAAATGCAGGGAAATTTGCGGGCTCAGCCAGGAAGTTGATCCTTCTGCAAAATGAACGCGAAGTTGCCGATGCTGTTAAAGCTCAATGGACACCGACTGCTATTCTTTTGGACGCAAATGGAAGAATTGCCAGCCACGTCGCGGCTGGTGACGGCGCGATTCGCGAGCTTGTTGAAAATATAAAGCAAAATTCGAAAGAAAAGATCACGTATTTTACAAATCACAACGGGCATTCACACGGCAGTAAGTTGGGTGAGACGATCCCTCAATTCTCGCTTGCTGATATTCACGGCAATCAGATAAGTTCTGATTCGTTTAGGGGGCGAGAGACGCTAGTGACATTTTGGAGCCTAACGTGTCCGTTTTGTCGTGAGATGATCGCGGAACTTCGTGATTGGGATGTTGCAAAAGGCGAAAACGATCCGGCACTTGTGGTGTTTTCCGAGGGAAATATTGACGAACACAAAGATTTTGGCCTCAAGTCGCCGATCATTCTGGAGGAAGGATTCGCTACAGCCGAAAAGTTTGGGATGTACGGAACGCCGTCCGCAGTTCTTGTAAATGAGCAAGGCACGATCATCTCTGAAACTGCTGGTGGTGCTTCGGGTATTTGGGCTCTTGTAGGAAAGAAAAAATAA
- the der gene encoding ribosome biogenesis GTPase Der, whose product MKQPLVAIIGRPNVGKSTLFNRLTGSRKAIVGDEPGITRDRMFGEVEWKAKTFRLVDTGGIVPDDEAIIPSNIFKQASHAIDESKVIIWVLDSRAGVTPLDEELGVLLRNTGKPIIIAANKVESRTVESEAGEFYQFGFEMSPVSAEHGTGVGDLLDMIFEHLEFEEEDDETKPTEIKLAIIGRPNVGKSSLLNKLLGEERVIVSPIPGTTRDAIDTHLTVDGNNFLIIDTAGIRRKGKTFEMSEKLSVIMARKALERADVALLVIDAVEGVTNLDANIAGYAVDSGCSVIIVVNKWDAKEEKETNTIYEFEHTLRMAMKFLDWAPIVTTSALTGQRVTKILPLVAQAHVARNERVQTSMLNRFFEDAISQPKGGGAPSPGKSSVSRLKVQFLTQAGIRPPLFILFTSGGRGKLHFSYLRYIENQLREKFGFFATPIKLVERHKVSKPAR is encoded by the coding sequence ATGAAGCAACCGCTCGTCGCGATCATCGGCCGGCCTAATGTCGGCAAATCTACATTGTTCAATCGATTGACAGGAAGCCGCAAGGCAATTGTCGGCGATGAGCCGGGAATTACGCGCGACCGGATGTTTGGCGAGGTTGAGTGGAAGGCGAAGACTTTTCGGCTGGTCGATACCGGCGGCATCGTGCCGGACGACGAGGCGATCATTCCGTCAAATATTTTCAAGCAGGCCTCACACGCAATTGACGAGTCGAAGGTGATAATTTGGGTGCTTGATTCTCGCGCGGGTGTGACGCCGCTTGATGAGGAATTGGGAGTTTTGCTTCGTAACACAGGCAAACCGATCATCATCGCTGCCAACAAAGTCGAATCGAGAACCGTTGAGAGCGAAGCTGGCGAGTTTTACCAATTCGGCTTTGAAATGTCGCCAGTTTCCGCCGAACACGGAACCGGTGTTGGCGATCTGCTCGATATGATCTTCGAGCATTTGGAATTTGAAGAAGAGGACGACGAGACAAAACCAACGGAGATCAAACTCGCGATCATCGGCCGTCCAAACGTTGGAAAATCTTCGCTGCTGAATAAATTGCTCGGCGAGGAGCGCGTGATCGTTTCACCGATTCCGGGAACGACCCGCGACGCGATCGATACTCATTTGACAGTTGATGGCAATAATTTTCTCATAATAGACACAGCCGGAATCCGCCGCAAGGGAAAGACGTTCGAGATGTCAGAAAAGCTCTCGGTAATTATGGCCCGCAAGGCACTCGAACGAGCTGATGTGGCATTGCTAGTAATTGATGCTGTCGAAGGCGTGACAAATCTTGATGCAAACATCGCGGGTTATGCAGTCGATTCGGGTTGTTCAGTGATCATCGTCGTCAATAAATGGGATGCAAAGGAGGAGAAGGAAACTAACACAATTTATGAGTTCGAACACACCTTGCGTATGGCGATGAAGTTTCTCGACTGGGCTCCGATCGTAACGACTTCGGCACTGACCGGTCAACGAGTCACCAAAATACTGCCTTTGGTTGCCCAGGCACATGTGGCGCGAAATGAACGTGTTCAGACTTCGATGCTAAACCGCTTTTTCGAGGACGCGATCTCACAACCAAAAGGCGGCGGAGCACCATCACCGGGGAAAAGCAGTGTTTCGCGTCTGAAAGTACAATTCCTGACACAAGCTGGAATTCGACCGCCGCTGTTTATTTTGTTTACTTCGGGCGGGAGAGGAAAACTGCACTTTTCTTATCTGCGTTATATTGAAAATCAGCTTCGCGAAAAGTTTGGCTTTTTCGCAACACCGATAAAACTCGTCGAGCGTCATAAAGTGTCAAAACCTGCACGTTAA
- a CDS encoding DinB family protein → MKFDLDRSVEILSQTPYTLLRMLEGLSPEWTESESNKENWAPYDVIGHLIHCEETDWSPRVEVILAQGENRTFEPFDRLAQFEKSKGKPLNDLLTEFGYARNASIEKLIRWQLTPEKLALKGIHPDLGEVTLEQLLSTWVVHDLGHIRQIVTYMAAKYESNVGPWKSYLSILNK, encoded by the coding sequence ATGAAATTTGACCTCGACCGTTCAGTAGAAATATTAAGCCAGACGCCTTACACACTATTGCGAATGCTGGAAGGCCTTTCGCCTGAATGGACAGAAAGCGAAAGCAACAAAGAAAATTGGGCGCCATATGACGTTATCGGCCACTTGATCCATTGCGAAGAAACCGACTGGAGCCCGCGAGTCGAGGTTATTTTGGCACAGGGTGAGAACAGAACATTTGAGCCGTTTGATCGCCTTGCCCAGTTTGAAAAGTCGAAAGGAAAGCCGCTTAACGATCTTCTTACCGAATTCGGTTATGCCCGCAACGCGAGCATAGAGAAACTCATCCGCTGGCAATTAACTCCTGAAAAACTTGCGCTAAAAGGCATACATCCCGACCTCGGCGAAGTGACTCTCGAACAGCTTCTATCCACATGGGTAGTCCACGACCTCGGCCACATCCGCCAGATCGTCACATACATGGCTGCCAAATATGAAAGCAATGTCGGCCCTTGGAAATCTTATCTCTCGATCCTAAACAAATAA